The following are encoded in a window of Miltoncostaea marina genomic DNA:
- a CDS encoding type IV pilin protein — translation MLERLRRRRGEGGFTLIELLVVVIIIGLLAAIAIPAFLGQRDKANDAAAKSLVRNGATAMEAYFADGNTYANADATKLAAIEPNIKWDAANMDAGANQVKFAVTGSGTGYTLESKSKSNITYKYEKKSDSTVERTCGTGCTW, via the coding sequence ATGCTTGAGCGACTCCGCCGCCGCAGGGGCGAGGGTGGCTTCACCCTCATCGAGCTTCTCGTGGTGGTGATCATCATCGGCCTGCTCGCCGCGATCGCCATTCCGGCGTTCCTCGGCCAGCGCGACAAGGCCAACGACGCGGCTGCCAAGTCGCTGGTGCGCAACGGCGCGACGGCCATGGAGGCCTACTTCGCCGACGGCAACACGTACGCCAACGCCGACGCCACGAAGCTCGCGGCGATCGAGCCGAACATCAAGTGGGACGCCGCCAACATGGACGCCGGCGCCAACCAGGTGAAGTTCGCCGTCACCGGCTCCGGCACGGGCTACACGCTCGAGTCCAAGAGCAAGTCGAACATCACCTACAAGTACGAGAAGAAGTCCGACTCGACGGTCGAGCGGACGTGTGGGACCGGCTGCACCTGGTAG
- a CDS encoding class I SAM-dependent methyltransferase, producing MGDGRTVGEGFDLAAADYDELLRHNRDGAARLVAALPDGTYDDVLDVGCGTGFVTERMVERFGTRRVTGVDPSGGMLDVFRDKLAGLPVEATLVQGGVHDMDVPEGAFDAVVSGMAFHWFPDKPAAVASMARRLQPGGVLAILASGRGTDEEFRRVLEGVRPPVPPAWISVFDDIHRDSEELAGYMEDAGLEVVDAWDERRVRHQPPDAYLARIAAVASHLSADLEPAEAAAHGERVAAAVAAAAGPRGFRYSFVKLFGVGRRPA from the coding sequence ATGGGTGACGGGCGGACGGTGGGGGAGGGCTTCGACCTCGCGGCGGCGGACTACGACGAGCTGCTGCGCCACAACCGCGACGGCGCCGCGCGCCTCGTGGCCGCCCTGCCGGACGGGACCTACGACGACGTGCTGGACGTCGGCTGCGGCACCGGATTCGTCACCGAGCGCATGGTGGAGCGCTTCGGCACCCGCCGCGTGACCGGGGTGGACCCCTCCGGCGGCATGCTGGACGTCTTCCGCGACAAGCTCGCCGGGCTGCCCGTGGAGGCGACGCTCGTGCAGGGCGGGGTGCACGACATGGACGTCCCCGAGGGCGCCTTCGACGCCGTGGTGAGCGGCATGGCCTTCCACTGGTTCCCCGACAAGCCGGCCGCGGTCGCCTCGATGGCGCGCCGCCTGCAGCCGGGCGGCGTGCTGGCGATCCTGGCCTCCGGGCGCGGCACCGACGAGGAGTTCCGGCGCGTGCTGGAGGGCGTGCGGCCGCCGGTGCCGCCGGCGTGGATCTCGGTGTTCGACGACATCCACCGCGACAGCGAGGAGCTCGCGGGCTACATGGAGGACGCCGGGCTCGAGGTCGTCGACGCCTGGGACGAGCGGCGGGTGCGCCACCAGCCGCCCGACGCGTACCTGGCACGCATCGCCGCCGTCGCGTCGCACCTGTCGGCGGACCTCGAGCCGGCCGAGGCGGCCGCCCACGGCGAGCGGGTGGCCGCCGCCGTGGCCGCCGCCGCCGGCCCGAGGGGGTTCCGCTACTCCTTCGTGAAGCTCTTCGGCGTGGGGCGCAGGCCGGCCTGA
- a CDS encoding ribonuclease H family protein: MPDTFTLVTDGACSGNGTDASRGGWAAILTAPDGTEEVLTGGEYPTTNNRMELTAALEGLRAAPEGSEVELVTDSSYVANALLKGWLAGWQRKGWRTASRQPVANRDLWERMIEEIARHRRVRPVLVRGHAGHSANERADRLAVEAAKDAQPRGEAPVVPGEGQLGLDL; this comes from the coding sequence ATGCCCGACACCTTCACCCTCGTCACCGACGGCGCCTGCTCCGGCAACGGCACCGACGCCTCCCGCGGCGGCTGGGCCGCGATCCTCACCGCGCCCGACGGCACCGAGGAGGTGCTGACGGGCGGCGAGTACCCCACCACGAACAACCGGATGGAGCTGACGGCCGCGCTGGAGGGCCTGCGCGCGGCGCCCGAGGGCTCCGAGGTGGAGCTCGTCACCGACTCGAGCTACGTCGCCAACGCCCTGCTGAAGGGGTGGCTCGCCGGCTGGCAGCGCAAGGGCTGGCGCACGGCGAGCAGGCAGCCCGTCGCCAACCGGGACCTGTGGGAGCGGATGATCGAGGAGATCGCCCGCCACCGGCGGGTGCGGCCGGTGCTCGTGCGCGGGCACGCCGGCCACTCGGCCAACGAGCGGGCCGACCGCCTCGCCGTGGAGGCGGCGAAGGACGCCCAGCCGCGCGGCGAGGCCCCCGTCGTCCCCGGGGAGGGTCAGCTCGGCCTCGATCTCTAG
- a CDS encoding ketopantoate reductase family protein, with translation MVVGPGAIGGFVAARLADAGWPVAVLARGATLEALRAGPMRLTDDGRERAVPLRAVADVRKAGEVDLALVCVKSFDTAAAARGLRGALAPGGVVLSLQNGVDNPAVIARELPGAAVGGVAVYLGCQRLAPDHVIRRPSRNPSTGRLRDLLAGGGAGAPGRALAAVADAIGVPSRVDDDPAGALWTKLVANVALNTVTALGRARVGRVLADPRAVGLMLALGEEVVAVARAAGVPVASDAARAYVADARRRLPADGGSSTLFDLEAGRRLERDALVGAVVREGERLGVPVPASRACDALLRLLDPG, from the coding sequence CTGGTCGTCGGACCGGGCGCCATCGGCGGCTTCGTCGCCGCGCGCCTGGCCGACGCGGGCTGGCCGGTCGCGGTGCTCGCCCGCGGCGCCACCCTCGAGGCGCTCCGCGCGGGCCCCATGCGGCTGACCGACGACGGCCGCGAGCGCGCCGTCCCGCTGCGCGCGGTCGCCGACGTCCGCAAGGCCGGCGAGGTCGACCTGGCGCTCGTCTGCGTGAAGAGCTTCGACACCGCCGCGGCGGCGCGCGGCCTGCGCGGCGCGCTCGCCCCCGGCGGCGTCGTGCTGTCGCTGCAGAACGGCGTCGACAACCCGGCCGTCATCGCGCGCGAGCTGCCCGGGGCGGCCGTCGGCGGCGTGGCGGTCTACCTGGGCTGCCAGCGGCTCGCGCCCGACCACGTCATCCGCCGGCCGAGCCGGAACCCCTCGACCGGCCGCCTGCGCGACCTGCTCGCGGGCGGCGGCGCCGGCGCCCCCGGCCGGGCCCTCGCCGCGGTGGCCGACGCCATCGGCGTGCCCTCGCGGGTCGACGACGACCCGGCGGGCGCCCTCTGGACCAAGCTCGTCGCCAACGTCGCGCTCAACACCGTCACGGCCCTCGGGCGGGCCCGCGTCGGCCGCGTGCTCGCCGACCCCCGCGCCGTGGGCCTGATGCTGGCCCTCGGCGAGGAGGTCGTGGCCGTCGCGCGCGCCGCCGGCGTGCCCGTCGCGTCCGACGCCGCCCGGGCCTACGTCGCCGACGCGCGCCGCCGGCTGCCCGCCGACGGCGGCTCGTCGACGCTCTTCGACCTCGAGGCCGGCCGCCGCCTCGAGCGCGACGCCCTCGTCGGCGCCGTCGTCCGGGAGGGCGAGCGCCTGGGGGTCCCCGTCCCGGCCAGCCGCGCCTGCGACGCCCTGCTCCGGCTCCTCGACCCCGGCTGA
- a CDS encoding S1C family serine protease: MRLRGGEALRILVAASVGGLVTGLLLAVTGLPGAAGAAGAATWPSGADVSALYAAAAPSVAAVDAGGRTGSAVVLDARHLVTNAHVVGDAERVEVAIGDRRVGARVRGVEPSVDVAVLRLDGVEAGVPALPLAPAAALRVGDPVIAIGAPFGLQGSLSTGVVSGLRRQIDSPNGFAITGVIQTDAALNPGNSGGPLLDMDGRVVGIATQIATEGGRNEGIGFAVPADVVARTAERIVATGAARLPYLGIVGQGGEGGVRLADVLRDGPARGVLRPGDVVVAVGGRPVDSSAAIADALADRRPGEAVRVTVLRDGRRLDLDVRLAVRPVAGPA, translated from the coding sequence ATGCGGCTGCGCGGCGGCGAGGCGCTGAGGATCCTGGTGGCGGCGAGCGTGGGGGGCCTTGTGACGGGGCTCCTCCTGGCCGTCACCGGGCTGCCCGGCGCCGCCGGAGCCGCCGGCGCCGCGACATGGCCCTCCGGCGCCGACGTCAGCGCGCTCTACGCGGCCGCCGCCCCCTCGGTCGCCGCCGTGGACGCCGGGGGGCGCACCGGCTCGGCGGTGGTGCTCGACGCCCGCCACCTGGTGACCAACGCCCACGTCGTCGGCGATGCCGAGCGGGTCGAGGTGGCCATCGGCGACCGCCGCGTGGGCGCCCGCGTGCGCGGCGTCGAGCCGTCGGTCGACGTGGCCGTCCTGCGCCTGGACGGCGTCGAGGCCGGCGTCCCCGCGCTGCCCCTCGCCCCGGCCGCGGCGCTGCGGGTCGGCGACCCCGTCATCGCCATCGGCGCCCCCTTCGGCCTGCAGGGCTCGCTGTCGACCGGCGTCGTCTCGGGCCTGCGCCGCCAGATCGACTCGCCCAACGGCTTCGCCATCACCGGCGTCATCCAGACCGACGCGGCCCTCAACCCCGGCAACTCCGGCGGCCCGCTGCTGGACATGGACGGCCGGGTGGTCGGCATCGCGACCCAGATCGCGACGGAGGGCGGGCGCAACGAGGGCATCGGCTTCGCCGTCCCCGCCGACGTGGTCGCCCGCACCGCCGAGCGCATCGTCGCCACCGGCGCCGCACGGCTGCCCTACCTCGGGATCGTGGGGCAGGGGGGCGAGGGCGGCGTCCGCCTGGCCGACGTCCTCCGGGACGGCCCCGCCCGCGGCGTGCTGCGCCCCGGCGACGTCGTGGTCGCCGTCGGCGGGCGCCCCGTCGACTCGAGCGCGGCCATCGCCGACGCCCTCGCCGACCGCCGGCCGGGCGAGGCGGTCCGGGTCACCGTCCTCCGCGACGGGAGGCGGCTCGACCTCGACGTCCGGCTCGCCGTCCGCCCGGTCGCCGGCCCCGCCTGA
- a CDS encoding site-2 protease family protein translates to MRSTYSLGRVAGIPIGLHWSVLGLLFLLMWTLATGIFPETNPGLGDDAHFAMAVVSATGFFGSILLHELGHALQARREGVAIDGITLWLFGGVARFTGMFRTAGSEFRIAVAGPLVSLALGAAFIGAALVPGIPGAVDGVCSWLGFINLALLAFNLLPALPLDGGRMLRAALWRMKGDLRAATRLAAGAGRVLALAMIGLGVAGTALFGAFSGIWLALIGWFLLQAAGAEGRAAAQAGRMPRARDMMDADPIVARPDMTLDDVADESPWGAHDLAYPVVEDGRAVGLLPPGALAGTPRADWERLRVADRMVGRDRVPALGADDELPVVIAALRGTELESALVLDGDRLLGVVTVGDVARALGIDPRSRAV, encoded by the coding sequence ATGAGGAGCACCTACTCGCTCGGCCGCGTCGCGGGCATCCCGATCGGCCTGCACTGGAGCGTCCTGGGGCTGCTCTTCCTGCTCATGTGGACGCTGGCCACGGGCATCTTCCCCGAGACCAACCCCGGCCTCGGCGACGACGCCCACTTCGCGATGGCGGTCGTGTCGGCGACCGGCTTCTTCGGCTCGATCCTGCTGCACGAGCTGGGCCACGCCCTCCAGGCGCGCCGCGAGGGCGTCGCGATCGACGGCATCACGCTGTGGCTGTTCGGCGGGGTCGCGCGGTTCACCGGGATGTTCCGCACGGCCGGCTCGGAGTTCCGCATCGCCGTGGCCGGGCCGCTGGTCTCGCTCGCCCTCGGCGCCGCCTTCATCGGCGCCGCGCTCGTGCCGGGCATCCCGGGCGCGGTCGACGGCGTCTGCTCGTGGCTCGGCTTCATCAACCTGGCCCTGCTCGCCTTCAACCTGCTCCCCGCCCTGCCGCTGGACGGCGGGCGCATGCTGCGCGCCGCCCTGTGGCGCATGAAGGGCGACCTGCGCGCGGCCACCCGCCTGGCGGCGGGCGCCGGGCGGGTGCTCGCCCTCGCCATGATCGGCCTCGGGGTCGCGGGGACGGCGCTGTTCGGGGCCTTCAGCGGCATCTGGCTGGCCCTGATCGGCTGGTTCCTGCTCCAGGCGGCCGGCGCGGAGGGCCGGGCGGCGGCCCAGGCCGGGCGGATGCCGCGGGCCCGGGACATGATGGACGCCGACCCGATCGTGGCCCGGCCCGACATGACGCTCGACGACGTGGCCGACGAGTCGCCCTGGGGCGCGCACGACCTCGCCTACCCGGTGGTGGAGGACGGCCGCGCCGTGGGCCTGCTGCCGCCGGGCGCCCTGGCCGGCACGCCGCGCGCCGACTGGGAGCGGCTGCGCGTGGCGGACCGCATGGTCGGCCGCGACCGGGTCCCCGCGCTGGGCGCCGACGACGAGCTGCCGGTCGTGATCGCCGCGCTGCGCGGCACGGAGCTCGAGAGCGCCCTCGTGCTGGACGGCGACCGCCTGCTCGGCGTGGTGACCGTCGGCGACGTGGCGCGGGCGCTCGGCATCGACCCCCGGAGCCGCGCCGTCTGA
- a CDS encoding lysylphosphatidylglycerol synthase transmembrane domain-containing protein codes for MESLRRFIDAVEAFVERLAAVHWGFLAAAVAFSVGNLALRSRAWQQILRAALPGERIRYRTAFGAYCAGVGVNAVIPARVGDLMKMFLVRRSTREARYPTLAGSLVAETLFDMAMASGLILWALWAGVLPGVRLPDLPAFDLSLAFRYPVATLAVVSGLVVLGLLLARRVREFWRRFGQGLAIVRTPRRYLRSVVIWQALGWGCRIGGAFYFLQAFDVPAGIEAALIVQVAGSMASLFPATPGGLGPKQALLVVMLAGSTGRGEVLAFSAGMELTLLVTNALLGLTCIGLMVRSLRLRTVLSRARADRRAAAPEEA; via the coding sequence GTGGAGAGCCTTCGCCGCTTCATCGACGCGGTCGAGGCCTTCGTCGAGCGCCTGGCCGCCGTGCACTGGGGGTTCCTCGCCGCCGCCGTGGCCTTCAGCGTGGGCAACCTGGCGCTGCGCTCGCGCGCGTGGCAGCAGATCCTGCGCGCGGCCCTCCCCGGCGAGCGCATCCGCTACCGCACCGCCTTCGGCGCCTACTGCGCGGGGGTCGGCGTCAACGCGGTGATCCCGGCGCGGGTCGGCGACCTGATGAAGATGTTCCTCGTCCGCCGCAGCACCCGCGAGGCCCGCTACCCGACCCTGGCCGGCTCGCTCGTGGCCGAGACGCTGTTCGACATGGCGATGGCCTCGGGGCTCATCCTCTGGGCCCTGTGGGCGGGCGTGCTGCCCGGCGTGCGACTGCCCGACCTGCCGGCCTTCGACCTCTCGCTGGCGTTCCGCTACCCGGTCGCCACCCTCGCGGTGGTCAGCGGGCTCGTCGTGCTGGGGCTGCTGCTCGCCCGGCGGGTGCGGGAGTTCTGGCGCCGCTTCGGGCAGGGGCTCGCGATCGTCCGCACGCCGCGCCGCTACCTGCGCTCGGTGGTCATCTGGCAGGCGCTCGGCTGGGGCTGCCGGATCGGCGGCGCCTTCTACTTCCTGCAGGCCTTCGACGTGCCGGCGGGCATCGAGGCCGCGCTCATCGTGCAGGTGGCCGGCAGCATGGCGAGCCTCTTCCCGGCGACGCCGGGCGGCCTCGGCCCCAAGCAGGCCCTGCTCGTGGTGATGCTGGCCGGCTCCACCGGACGCGGGGAGGTGCTGGCGTTCAGCGCCGGCATGGAGCTCACCCTGCTCGTCACGAACGCGCTCCTCGGGCTGACCTGCATCGGCCTGATGGTGCGCAGCCTGCGGCTGCGCACCGTCCTCTCGCGGGCGCGGGCCGACCGCCGGGCGGCGGCGCCCGAGGAGGCCTGA
- the metW gene encoding methionine biosynthesis protein MetW, with protein sequence MRPDLMVVAGMVPRGSRVLDLGCGEGDLLEELIVARGCRGQGVEVSDEAFHACVARGIAVVQADIDEGLDFDDHAFDVVVLSQTLQAVRRPAPVLREVMRVGRVGIVSFPNFGHWRLRLALGARGRMPVSRTLPYRWYETPNIHLCTIRDFEDLAGAEGLRVGGRRLLGEDGRAAPAWAERRPNLLAAGAVYLLTR encoded by the coding sequence GTGAGGCCCGACCTGATGGTGGTCGCCGGCATGGTGCCGCGCGGCTCGCGGGTGCTGGACCTCGGCTGCGGCGAGGGGGACCTGCTGGAGGAACTCATCGTGGCCCGCGGCTGCCGCGGGCAGGGCGTGGAGGTGTCCGACGAGGCCTTCCACGCCTGCGTGGCCCGGGGCATCGCCGTGGTGCAGGCCGACATCGACGAGGGCCTCGACTTCGACGACCACGCGTTCGACGTGGTGGTGCTCTCCCAGACGCTCCAGGCGGTGCGCCGGCCGGCCCCGGTGCTGCGCGAGGTGATGCGCGTGGGCCGGGTGGGCATCGTCTCGTTCCCGAACTTCGGGCACTGGCGGCTGCGCCTGGCGCTCGGCGCGCGCGGGCGGATGCCGGTGAGCCGCACGCTGCCGTACCGGTGGTACGAGACGCCCAACATCCACCTCTGCACGATCCGCGACTTCGAGGACCTGGCCGGCGCCGAGGGGCTGCGGGTGGGCGGGCGGCGCCTGCTGGGCGAGGACGGCCGCGCGGCGCCCGCGTGGGCGGAGCGCCGGCCCAACCTGCTCGCGGCGGGCGCCGTCTACCTGCTGACGCGGTAG
- the metX gene encoding homoserine O-acetyltransferase MetX: MGVSVGRVETQRAVLFTADRPLALDSGAVLAPVEVAYETYGRLDADRSNAIVVCHALTGDAHAAGHHGDPAKRGWWDSIIGPGRPLDTDRFFVVCSNLLGGCQGTTGPSSTDPATGRPYGLRFPLMTISDLVRVHRALIAHLGIERPLAAVGGSLGGMQALQWALDAPGELESAVVICASSRLSAQNIAFSAVAREAIMGDPDFHGGDYYEHGVRPDRGLATARMLAHITYLSEESMRRKFGRRLQDRETPRFGFDVDFQVESYLRHQGASFLRRFDANSYLYLTRVMDYFDAFADPVATARALEGTSTRFLVVSFDSDWRFDTAHSREIVRTLTTHGAPVTFREVASPFGHDSFLLDIPDYHRTVGTFLQHVHSTPAGVP, encoded by the coding sequence GTGGGGGTCTCCGTCGGACGGGTCGAAACGCAGCGAGCCGTCCTGTTCACCGCGGACCGGCCGCTGGCGCTCGACTCGGGGGCGGTCCTGGCGCCGGTCGAGGTGGCCTACGAGACCTACGGGCGGCTCGACGCCGACCGCTCGAACGCGATCGTGGTGTGCCACGCCCTGACCGGCGACGCCCACGCGGCGGGCCACCACGGCGACCCGGCGAAGCGTGGCTGGTGGGACTCGATCATCGGCCCGGGCCGCCCGCTCGACACCGACCGCTTCTTCGTCGTCTGCTCCAACCTGCTCGGCGGGTGCCAGGGCACGACCGGGCCGTCGTCGACCGACCCGGCCACGGGGCGCCCCTACGGGCTGCGCTTCCCGCTCATGACGATCTCCGACCTGGTGCGGGTGCACCGGGCGCTGATCGCCCACCTCGGCATCGAGCGCCCGCTGGCGGCCGTCGGCGGCTCGCTCGGCGGCATGCAGGCGCTGCAGTGGGCGCTCGACGCGCCGGGCGAGCTCGAGTCGGCGGTGGTCATCTGCGCCAGCAGCCGCCTGTCGGCGCAGAACATCGCCTTCTCCGCGGTCGCCCGGGAGGCCATCATGGGCGACCCCGACTTCCACGGGGGCGACTACTACGAGCACGGCGTGCGCCCCGACCGGGGCCTCGCCACCGCGAGGATGCTGGCCCACATCACCTACCTGTCCGAGGAGTCGATGCGGCGCAAGTTCGGCCGCCGCCTCCAGGATCGCGAGACGCCGCGCTTCGGCTTCGACGTCGACTTCCAGGTGGAGAGCTACCTGCGCCACCAGGGCGCGTCGTTCCTGCGCCGCTTCGACGCCAACAGCTACCTCTACCTGACCCGGGTGATGGACTACTTCGACGCCTTCGCCGACCCGGTGGCCACGGCTCGCGCGCTCGAGGGCACGAGCACCCGCTTCCTCGTCGTCTCGTTCGACAGCGACTGGCGCTTCGACACGGCCCACTCGCGGGAGATCGTGCGCACGCTCACCACCCACGGGGCGCCGGTCACGTTCCGGGAGGTCGCCTCGCCGTTCGGCCACGACTCGTTCCTGCTCGACATCCCCGACTACCACCGCACCGTCGGGACGTTCCTGCAGCACGTGCACAGCACGCCGGCGGGGGTGCCGTGA
- a CDS encoding MBL fold metallo-hydrolase, with translation MPSRAAPAPLPPWLRMLRIGYPSANVVVTTAGRRVLFDSGYGSDAGRLPAALAQAGAPADALELVVNTHWHSDHVGGNAALQRRHGIPVAAEAGDAEAVNRCDRAACMAEWLDQPVERYRVDVPLRPGDRLRAGPADWEVLSTPGHTPRHLSFHQPDERVLVLGDALHDDDVGWIDVALDGPAAIDAALRTVVSLAALAPRVALSGHGPVMADPPRAFAAAHARYERMRADPQRAAWHAMKRILAFALMIRDGVALDELDAYLVASPWLAGHAARVFATTPEALAADLLAEMRRAGAVEERDGRLRCRTPSHPPPPEWARPAPPRGWARATGAAPAAG, from the coding sequence ATGCCGAGCCGCGCCGCGCCCGCGCCCCTCCCGCCCTGGCTGCGCATGCTCCGGATCGGCTACCCCAGCGCGAACGTGGTCGTGACGACCGCCGGCCGGCGCGTCCTGTTCGACAGCGGCTACGGCAGCGACGCCGGGCGCCTGCCGGCCGCCCTGGCGCAGGCCGGCGCCCCGGCCGACGCGCTCGAGCTCGTGGTCAACACCCACTGGCACAGCGACCACGTGGGCGGCAACGCCGCGCTGCAGCGCCGCCACGGGATCCCGGTGGCGGCCGAGGCCGGCGACGCGGAGGCGGTCAACCGCTGCGACCGCGCGGCCTGCATGGCCGAGTGGCTCGACCAGCCCGTGGAGCGCTACCGCGTGGACGTGCCCCTGCGGCCGGGGGACCGCCTGCGGGCGGGCCCCGCCGACTGGGAGGTGCTCTCGACCCCTGGGCACACGCCCCGCCATCTGAGCTTCCACCAGCCGGACGAGCGCGTGCTGGTGCTGGGCGACGCCCTCCACGACGACGACGTGGGCTGGATCGACGTCGCCCTGGACGGCCCGGCGGCCATCGACGCCGCGCTGCGCACGGTCGTGTCGCTGGCGGCGCTCGCGCCGCGCGTGGCGCTGTCGGGGCACGGGCCGGTGATGGCCGACCCCCCGCGGGCCTTCGCCGCCGCACACGCCCGCTACGAGCGCATGCGGGCCGACCCGCAGCGGGCGGCCTGGCACGCCATGAAGCGCATCCTCGCCTTCGCGCTCATGATCCGCGACGGCGTCGCCCTCGACGAGCTCGACGCGTACCTGGTCGCCAGCCCCTGGCTGGCCGGCCACGCGGCGCGGGTCTTCGCGACGACGCCCGAGGCGCTCGCCGCCGACCTGCTCGCGGAGATGCGCCGCGCCGGCGCGGTCGAGGAGCGGGACGGGCGGCTGCGCTGCCGCACCCCGTCCCATCCACCGCCGCCCGAATGGGCGCGCCCCGCGCCGCCCCGCGGGTGGGCGCGGGCGACCGGGGCGGCGCCCGCCGCGGGTTAG
- a CDS encoding phospholipase D-like domain-containing protein, translating into MNRRWPAAIALWAVVWYASDSLRHRREGGRGYELQEVADVGSEGFLRAAEALTGAPVTRGNRAELLINGDRIFPAFLETIAGARRTLNLLTYVYWTGEIAEQVADAVCERAEAGVECRVLLDAVGAVKMDGGLIRRMEDCGVVVRRFRPPKPYALRRANNRTHRKILVADGTVGLTGGVGIAEEWTGDAQDPDHWRDTHVRVRGPVVRGLQGAFAENWLEATGQVLAGEDDLPPLGPVPGEDGEEGAPMQVIRSSAGVGDTNVETLYYLAIASASRSILLTSAYFAPRPAFLGALEDAARRGVDVRVLVPGEHIDKDVVRRAGRATYGQLLRAGARVFEYAPTMLHAKCMVVDGVWSAIGSANFDNRSFQLNDEAVLAVQDRGFARLLTESFEADTAAADEVSLEEWARRPLGERLREAASRLLRREL; encoded by the coding sequence GTGAACCGGCGCTGGCCCGCGGCGATCGCCCTGTGGGCTGTCGTCTGGTACGCGAGCGACTCGCTCCGCCACCGCCGCGAGGGCGGGCGCGGGTACGAGCTCCAGGAGGTCGCCGACGTGGGCTCGGAGGGCTTCCTGCGCGCCGCCGAGGCGCTCACGGGCGCGCCGGTCACGCGTGGCAACCGGGCGGAGCTCCTGATCAACGGCGACCGCATCTTCCCGGCCTTCCTCGAGACGATCGCGGGCGCCCGCCGTACGCTCAACCTGCTCACCTACGTCTACTGGACCGGCGAGATCGCCGAGCAGGTGGCCGACGCCGTCTGCGAGCGCGCCGAGGCCGGCGTGGAGTGCCGCGTGCTGCTCGACGCGGTCGGCGCCGTGAAGATGGACGGCGGGCTCATCCGGCGCATGGAGGACTGCGGCGTCGTGGTGCGGCGCTTCCGACCGCCGAAGCCCTACGCGCTGCGGCGGGCCAACAACCGCACGCACCGGAAGATCCTGGTGGCCGACGGGACCGTGGGGCTGACCGGCGGCGTCGGCATCGCCGAGGAGTGGACCGGCGACGCCCAGGACCCCGATCACTGGCGCGACACCCACGTGCGCGTGCGCGGCCCGGTGGTGCGCGGGCTGCAGGGCGCGTTCGCCGAGAACTGGCTGGAGGCCACCGGGCAGGTGCTGGCGGGCGAGGACGACCTGCCGCCGCTCGGGCCGGTGCCCGGCGAGGACGGCGAGGAGGGCGCGCCGATGCAGGTCATCCGCTCGAGCGCCGGCGTGGGCGACACCAACGTGGAGACGCTCTACTACCTGGCGATCGCCTCGGCGTCGCGCAGCATCCTGCTGACCTCCGCCTACTTCGCGCCCCGGCCGGCCTTCCTCGGCGCGCTGGAGGACGCGGCCCGCCGTGGCGTGGACGTGCGCGTGCTCGTGCCGGGTGAGCACATCGACAAGGACGTGGTGCGCCGCGCCGGCCGGGCGACCTACGGGCAGCTGCTGCGCGCCGGCGCCCGCGTGTTCGAGTACGCGCCGACGATGCTGCACGCGAAGTGCATGGTGGTCGACGGCGTCTGGTCCGCGATCGGCTCCGCCAACTTCGACAACCGCTCCTTCCAGCTCAACGACGAGGCGGTGCTGGCCGTGCAGGATCGCGGCTTCGCGCGGCTGCTCACCGAGTCGTTCGAGGCCGACACGGCCGCCGCCGACGAGGTCTCGCTGGAGGAGTGGGCGCGGCGGCCCCTCGGCGAGCGCCTCCGCGAGGCGGCCTCGCGCCTGCTCCGGCGCGAGCTCTGA
- a CDS encoding diacylglycerol/lipid kinase family protein gives MRVLLLVKESSGSGSGPDGDALARAMRDAGAEVDLRGAEEIDAIAATRPDRVVIASGDGNVAHVADAAGAAGVPLGVIPNGTANDFAGRMGIPADVLEAARLAATGERLRTIDLARVGDHPFVNMATAGLAVAALRGAEPLKPLIGPAGYLVGAVRAGLTGRPVTCDVRCDGRRLYAGRAWQVMVACSGAFGAGSRVAEADPSDGLLDVVVLAAGGRLRLVRHAYGLRRGRITEQPGVVGARARRVELGLPPGAELNVDGDVEDAGPPLTVEPGRVRVVVG, from the coding sequence GTGAGGGTCCTGCTGCTCGTGAAGGAGAGCTCCGGCTCCGGCTCGGGCCCGGACGGCGACGCCCTCGCCCGCGCGATGCGCGACGCCGGCGCGGAGGTCGACCTGCGCGGCGCCGAGGAGATCGACGCCATCGCCGCCACCCGGCCCGACCGCGTGGTGATCGCGAGCGGCGACGGCAACGTCGCGCACGTGGCCGACGCGGCCGGCGCGGCGGGAGTGCCGCTCGGCGTGATCCCCAACGGCACGGCGAACGACTTCGCCGGGCGCATGGGCATCCCCGCCGACGTGCTGGAGGCCGCGCGCCTGGCGGCCACCGGCGAGCGCCTGCGGACGATCGACCTGGCGCGGGTCGGCGACCACCCGTTCGTCAACATGGCCACCGCGGGGCTCGCCGTCGCCGCGCTGCGCGGCGCCGAGCCGCTCAAGCCCCTGATCGGCCCGGCCGGCTACCTGGTGGGCGCGGTGCGCGCGGGCCTCACCGGCCGGCCGGTGACGTGCGACGTGCGCTGCGACGGGCGGCGGCTCTACGCCGGCCGCGCGTGGCAGGTGATGGTGGCCTGCTCGGGCGCGTTCGGCGCCGGCTCGCGCGTGGCCGAGGCCGACCCCTCCGACGGGCTGCTCGACGTGGTCGTGCTGGCCGCGGGCGGCCGCCTGCGCCTGGTGCGTCACGCGTACGGCCTGCGCCGCGGCCGCATCACGGAGCAGCCCGGGGTGGTCGGCGCGCGGGCGCGGCGCGTGGAGCTGGGCCTGCCGCCCGGGGCGGAGCTCAACGTGGACGGGGACGTGGAGGACGCCGGCCCGCCGCTGACCGTCGAGCCCGGGCGCGTGCGGGTGGTGGTGGGGTGA